A genome region from Rissa tridactyla isolate bRisTri1 chromosome 18, bRisTri1.patW.cur.20221130, whole genome shotgun sequence includes the following:
- the LOC128918813 gene encoding elongin-A-like isoform X1 produces MGSGVRVRQAGSGRTCRKSLTLVTCSWWRSRSPRCGPGRGGVRHNPALGPWQGHRDRWGVGFGLLRSLKRLSELPITVDVLVETGVGKTVNSLRKHELVGDFAKNLVARWKKLVPVSQEAERNNLDSEDRDYERSSSSKRHQEASLREDEEPDQEYSEAFQPSCSQSYSPAHREKKSKRYPRPERAHETYGYSSQEGKGWGRSSPVLSSDQEYSDYGQAVSPEPNESPQDMYTDPYASEEQEEPTVFRRKASKGHSLQDKLGAGRERNSGEFYDKGNVSQSKEHKPSHKKQQLDGRGEDRTSAFSPERLHKTSFKEQLRETPMAGSSKEKQRMSDGTKREKNRESGISRKEKSHMLPHVEESSDNHVKKQKHRDSERGKVEKAKPSLETSSTEREKRKADSDSSNRIKEKGASGSSKSTEGKRKFSDVEKKSMGFSSNFGEGEAEDEFEQPTMSFESYLSYDQPQKKKKKAVKPSMSAGEKDQGHSKQNGSKASTNSSSSSQKSLSHKRTSEKKAEKEPPEAPKPKRILLDVVPTLPDIPLPPIQANYRPLPSIESITYSQTKRKAVSSPVEESEAGFTGRRLNSKMQVYSGSKTAYLPKMMSLYQQCIRVLSNNIDSIYEVGGVPFSVLEPVLERCTPEQLYRIEECNHVLVEDTDQLWHNHCLRDFKNEKPEEFESWREMYLRLHDAREQRLLMLARNIGSAHANKPKGRVAKMAFVNSAAKPPRDVRRRQEKFGTGGALLPEKTKIKPVLYTSSKSHARVSEEQSYDGPSTSSAHSVPSSASTFSSCDPRKPPVKKIAPMMAKTIKAFKNRFSRR; encoded by the exons ATGGGGTCTGGTGTGAGAGTCAGGCAAGCGGGCAGTGGGAGAACTTGCCGGAAGAGTCTTACCCTGGTGACGTGTTCGTGGTGGAGGAGCCGCAGTCCCCGGTGTGGGCCTGGGCGGGGAGGTGTCAGGCACAATCCTGCCCTGGGACCGTGGCAAGGCCACCGGGATCGCTGGGGAGTTGGGTTTGGG ctgctgagaaGTCTGAAGAGGCTTTCCGAGTTGCCCATCACAGTTGACGTTCTTGTG GAGACGGGTGTTGGGAAGACTGTGAACAGCTTACGGAAACACGAGCTGGTAGGAGACTTTGCGAAGAATCTTGTAGCCAGGTGGAAGAAGCTGGTGCCAGTGTCCCAAGAGGCAGAAAG AAATAACCTAGATTCTGAGGACCGTGACTATGAGAGGAGCAGCTCAAGCAAAAGACATCAAGAAGCCTCCCTCAGAGAGGATGAGGAACCTGACCAGGAGTATTCAGAAGCCTTCCAGCCATCTTGCAGCCAGTCCTATAGCCCAGCTCATAGGGAAAAGAAGTCCAAAAGGTATCCTAGGCCTGAGAGAGCCCACGAGACTTATGGCTATAGCAGCCAGGAGGGGAAGGGTTGGGGCAGATCGTCCCCAGTGCTCTCTTCAGATCAGGAGTACTCAGACTATGGACAAGCTGTGTCACCTGAGCCAAATGAGAGCCCTCAGGATATGTACACAGACCCTTATGCCTCTGAGGAGCAGGAAGAACCGACAGTATTTCGTCGGAAAGCCAGTAAAGGCCACAGTCTTCAGGACAAGCTGGGGGCAGGCCGAGAGAGGAACTCTGGTGAGTTCTATGACAAAGGGAACGTGAGTCAAAGCAAAGAGCACAAGCCTTCTCACAAGAAGCAGCAACTTGATGgcagaggagaggacaggacgTCTGCCTTCAGCCCAGAAAGATTGCACAAGACCTCTTTTAAAGAGCAGCTCCGAGAAACCCCCATGGCAGGAAGCAGCAAGGAGAAGCAGAGGATGTCAGATGGCACCAAGAGGGAGAAGAACCGAGAAAGTGGCATCTCCAGAAAGGAGAAGTCGCACATGTTGCCACACGTGGAAGAGTCTTCGGACAACCATGTTAAGAAGCAAAAACATCGGGACTCTGAAAGAGGCAAAGTGGAAAAGGCCAAGCCGAGCCTGGAGACCTCTAGCACAGAGCGGGAGAAACGGAAAGCTGACAGTGACTCATCCAATAGGATTAAAGAAAAGGGGGCTTCTGGGAGCTCAAAATCTACAGAGGGGAAGCGCAAGTTCTCTGATGTGGAGAAAAAATCGATGGGCTTTTCCTCcaattttggggagggggaagcagaggaTGAATTTGAACAACCTACAATGTCCTTTGAGTCCTACCTCAGCTATGACCagccccagaaaaagaaaaagaaagcggTCAAACCGTCTATGTCAGCTGGGGAGAAAGACCAAGGGCACAGCAAACAGAATGGATCCAAAGCCAGTACCAACAGCTCAAGCTCGAGTCAGAAGAGTCTAAGCCACAAGCGAACAAgtgagaaaaaggcagagaaggaaccACCAGAGGCTCCTAAACCAAAGAGG ATACTTTTAGATGTGGTCCCAACGTTACCAGACATCCCACTGCCGCCAATCCAGGCCAACTACCGTCCTCTTCCTTCGATCGAGTCCATCACCTACTCCCAGACGAAAAGGAAAG CAGTGTCCTCACCGGTTGAAGAGAGTGAAGCAGGCTTCACAGGCCGTCGGTTGAATTCAAAGATGCAGGTGTATTCAGGCTCTAAAACTGCCTACCTCCCAAAGATGATGTCTCTGTATCAGCAGTGTATCCGAGTCCTCAGTAACAACATTGACT CGATCTATGAAGTTGGCGGTGTCCCTTTCTCAGTGCTGGAGCCAGTATTggagagatgcaccccagagcagCTGTATCGCATTGAAGAATGTAATCAT GTCCTCGTTGAGGATACGGATCAACTATGGCACAACCACTGTCTCCGAGACTTCAAGAACGAGAAGCCAGAAGAATTTGAGTCCTGGCGGGAGATGTACCTTCGCCTTCACGACGCACGAGAGCAGCGGCTGCTCATGTTAGCACGGAACATCGGCTCAGCTCACGCCAACAAACCCAAAG GTCGAGTTGCCAAAATGGCATTTGTGAACTCTGCAGCAAAGCCCCCTCGGGACGTACGAAGGAGGCAAGAGAAGTTTGGAACTGGAGGAGCTCTTCTGCCAGAGAAGACCAA AATAAAACCAGTCCTATATACATCCAGCAAAAGCCACGCTCGTGTGAGTGAGGAGCAGTCCTATgatgggcccagcaccagcagtgcccACTCTGTCCCATCTTCAGCTAGCACCTTCTCCTCCTGTGACCCCAGGAAACCACCGGTGAAGA aaatTGCACCCATGATGGCAAAGACTATCAAAGCTTTCAAAAACAGGTTCTCTCGAAGATAA
- the RPL11 gene encoding 60S ribosomal protein L11 isoform X1: MAQDQGEKENPMRELRIRKLCLNICVGESGDRLTRAAKVLEQLTGQTPVFSKARYTVRSFGIRRNEKIAVHCTVRGAKAEEILEKGLKVREYELRKNNFSDTGNFGFGIQEHIDLGIKYDPSIGIYGLDFYVVLGRPGFSIADKKRRTGNIGAKHRIGKEEAMRWFQQKYDGIILPGK; encoded by the exons ATGGCG CAAGACCAAGGTGAAAAGGAGAACCCCATGCGAGAGCTGCGCATCCGCAAGCTCTGCCTCAACATCTGCGTTGGGGAGAGCGGGGACAGGCTCACCAGAGCTGCCAAAGTGCTGGAGCAGCTGACGGGCCAGACCCCCGTCTTCTCCAAAG CACGATACACTGTAAGATCCTTCGGAATCAGGAGAAACGAGAAGATTGCTGTTCATTGCACAGTTCGTGGGGCCAAAGCAGAGGAGATTCTGGAGAAGGGGTTGAAG GTGCGAGAATACGAGTTGAGAAAAAACAACTTCTCAGACACTGGGAACTTTGGCTTTGGAATCCAGGAGCACATTGATCTGGGGATTAAATACGATCCCAGTATTGGTATCTACGGCTTGGACTTCTACGTG GTGCTGGGCAGGCCTGGTTTCAGCATTGCTGACAAGAAACGCAGGACTGGCAACATTGGAGCCAAGCACAGAATTGGAAAGGAAGAAGCCATGCGCTGGTTTCAGCAAAAG tatgaTGGCATCATCCTTCCTGGTAAATAA
- the RPL11 gene encoding 60S ribosomal protein L11 isoform X2: MAQDQGEKENPMRELRIRKLCLNICVGESGDRLTRAAKVLEQLTGQTPVFSKARYTVRSFGIRRNEKIAVHCTVRGAKAEEILEKGLKVREYELRKNNFSDTGNFGFGIQEHIDLGIKYDPSIGIYGLDFYVVLGRPGFSIADKKRRTGNIGAKHRIGKEEAMRWFQQKCCLTQTG; this comes from the exons ATGGCG CAAGACCAAGGTGAAAAGGAGAACCCCATGCGAGAGCTGCGCATCCGCAAGCTCTGCCTCAACATCTGCGTTGGGGAGAGCGGGGACAGGCTCACCAGAGCTGCCAAAGTGCTGGAGCAGCTGACGGGCCAGACCCCCGTCTTCTCCAAAG CACGATACACTGTAAGATCCTTCGGAATCAGGAGAAACGAGAAGATTGCTGTTCATTGCACAGTTCGTGGGGCCAAAGCAGAGGAGATTCTGGAGAAGGGGTTGAAG GTGCGAGAATACGAGTTGAGAAAAAACAACTTCTCAGACACTGGGAACTTTGGCTTTGGAATCCAGGAGCACATTGATCTGGGGATTAAATACGATCCCAGTATTGGTATCTACGGCTTGGACTTCTACGTG GTGCTGGGCAGGCCTGGTTTCAGCATTGCTGACAAGAAACGCAGGACTGGCAACATTGGAGCCAAGCACAGAATTGGAAAGGAAGAAGCCATGCGCTGGTTTCAGCAAAAG TGCTGTCTGACACAGACTGGATAA
- the LOC128918813 gene encoding elongin-A-like isoform X2, whose product MGSGVRVRQAGSGRTCRKSLTLVTCSWWRSRSPRCGPGRGGVRHNPALGPWQGHRDRWGVGFGLLRSLKRLSELPITVDVLVETGVGKTVNSLRKHELVGDFAKNLVARWKKLVPVSQEAERNNLDSEDRDYERSSSSKRHQEASLREDEEPDQEYSEAFQPSCSQSYSPAHREKKSKRYPRPERAHETYGYSSQEGKGWGRSSPVLSSDQEYSDYGQAVSPEPNESPQDMYTDPYASEEQEEPTVFRRKASKGHSLQDKLGAGRERNSGEFYDKGNVSQSKEHKPSHKKQQLDGRGEDRTSAFSPERLHKTSFKEQLRETPMAGSSKEKQRMSDGTKREKNRESGISRKEKSHMLPHVEESSDNHVKKQKHRDSERGKVEKAKPSLETSSTEREKRKADSDSSNRIKEKGASGSSKSTEGKRKFSDVEKKSMGFSSNFGEGEAEDEFEQPTMSFESYLSYDQPQKKKKKAVKPSMSAGEKDQGHSKQNGSKASTNSSSSSQKSLSHKRTSEKKAEKEPPEAPKPKRILLDVVPTLPDIPLPPIQANYRPLPSIESITYSQTKRKVSSPVEESEAGFTGRRLNSKMQVYSGSKTAYLPKMMSLYQQCIRVLSNNIDSIYEVGGVPFSVLEPVLERCTPEQLYRIEECNHVLVEDTDQLWHNHCLRDFKNEKPEEFESWREMYLRLHDAREQRLLMLARNIGSAHANKPKGRVAKMAFVNSAAKPPRDVRRRQEKFGTGGALLPEKTKIKPVLYTSSKSHARVSEEQSYDGPSTSSAHSVPSSASTFSSCDPRKPPVKKIAPMMAKTIKAFKNRFSRR is encoded by the exons ATGGGGTCTGGTGTGAGAGTCAGGCAAGCGGGCAGTGGGAGAACTTGCCGGAAGAGTCTTACCCTGGTGACGTGTTCGTGGTGGAGGAGCCGCAGTCCCCGGTGTGGGCCTGGGCGGGGAGGTGTCAGGCACAATCCTGCCCTGGGACCGTGGCAAGGCCACCGGGATCGCTGGGGAGTTGGGTTTGGG ctgctgagaaGTCTGAAGAGGCTTTCCGAGTTGCCCATCACAGTTGACGTTCTTGTG GAGACGGGTGTTGGGAAGACTGTGAACAGCTTACGGAAACACGAGCTGGTAGGAGACTTTGCGAAGAATCTTGTAGCCAGGTGGAAGAAGCTGGTGCCAGTGTCCCAAGAGGCAGAAAG AAATAACCTAGATTCTGAGGACCGTGACTATGAGAGGAGCAGCTCAAGCAAAAGACATCAAGAAGCCTCCCTCAGAGAGGATGAGGAACCTGACCAGGAGTATTCAGAAGCCTTCCAGCCATCTTGCAGCCAGTCCTATAGCCCAGCTCATAGGGAAAAGAAGTCCAAAAGGTATCCTAGGCCTGAGAGAGCCCACGAGACTTATGGCTATAGCAGCCAGGAGGGGAAGGGTTGGGGCAGATCGTCCCCAGTGCTCTCTTCAGATCAGGAGTACTCAGACTATGGACAAGCTGTGTCACCTGAGCCAAATGAGAGCCCTCAGGATATGTACACAGACCCTTATGCCTCTGAGGAGCAGGAAGAACCGACAGTATTTCGTCGGAAAGCCAGTAAAGGCCACAGTCTTCAGGACAAGCTGGGGGCAGGCCGAGAGAGGAACTCTGGTGAGTTCTATGACAAAGGGAACGTGAGTCAAAGCAAAGAGCACAAGCCTTCTCACAAGAAGCAGCAACTTGATGgcagaggagaggacaggacgTCTGCCTTCAGCCCAGAAAGATTGCACAAGACCTCTTTTAAAGAGCAGCTCCGAGAAACCCCCATGGCAGGAAGCAGCAAGGAGAAGCAGAGGATGTCAGATGGCACCAAGAGGGAGAAGAACCGAGAAAGTGGCATCTCCAGAAAGGAGAAGTCGCACATGTTGCCACACGTGGAAGAGTCTTCGGACAACCATGTTAAGAAGCAAAAACATCGGGACTCTGAAAGAGGCAAAGTGGAAAAGGCCAAGCCGAGCCTGGAGACCTCTAGCACAGAGCGGGAGAAACGGAAAGCTGACAGTGACTCATCCAATAGGATTAAAGAAAAGGGGGCTTCTGGGAGCTCAAAATCTACAGAGGGGAAGCGCAAGTTCTCTGATGTGGAGAAAAAATCGATGGGCTTTTCCTCcaattttggggagggggaagcagaggaTGAATTTGAACAACCTACAATGTCCTTTGAGTCCTACCTCAGCTATGACCagccccagaaaaagaaaaagaaagcggTCAAACCGTCTATGTCAGCTGGGGAGAAAGACCAAGGGCACAGCAAACAGAATGGATCCAAAGCCAGTACCAACAGCTCAAGCTCGAGTCAGAAGAGTCTAAGCCACAAGCGAACAAgtgagaaaaaggcagagaaggaaccACCAGAGGCTCCTAAACCAAAGAGG ATACTTTTAGATGTGGTCCCAACGTTACCAGACATCCCACTGCCGCCAATCCAGGCCAACTACCGTCCTCTTCCTTCGATCGAGTCCATCACCTACTCCCAGACGAAAAGGAAAG TGTCCTCACCGGTTGAAGAGAGTGAAGCAGGCTTCACAGGCCGTCGGTTGAATTCAAAGATGCAGGTGTATTCAGGCTCTAAAACTGCCTACCTCCCAAAGATGATGTCTCTGTATCAGCAGTGTATCCGAGTCCTCAGTAACAACATTGACT CGATCTATGAAGTTGGCGGTGTCCCTTTCTCAGTGCTGGAGCCAGTATTggagagatgcaccccagagcagCTGTATCGCATTGAAGAATGTAATCAT GTCCTCGTTGAGGATACGGATCAACTATGGCACAACCACTGTCTCCGAGACTTCAAGAACGAGAAGCCAGAAGAATTTGAGTCCTGGCGGGAGATGTACCTTCGCCTTCACGACGCACGAGAGCAGCGGCTGCTCATGTTAGCACGGAACATCGGCTCAGCTCACGCCAACAAACCCAAAG GTCGAGTTGCCAAAATGGCATTTGTGAACTCTGCAGCAAAGCCCCCTCGGGACGTACGAAGGAGGCAAGAGAAGTTTGGAACTGGAGGAGCTCTTCTGCCAGAGAAGACCAA AATAAAACCAGTCCTATATACATCCAGCAAAAGCCACGCTCGTGTGAGTGAGGAGCAGTCCTATgatgggcccagcaccagcagtgcccACTCTGTCCCATCTTCAGCTAGCACCTTCTCCTCCTGTGACCCCAGGAAACCACCGGTGAAGA aaatTGCACCCATGATGGCAAAGACTATCAAAGCTTTCAAAAACAGGTTCTCTCGAAGATAA
- the LOC128918813 gene encoding elongin-A-like isoform X3, with protein MAESVLEVVGKLQSRLAGSSEPKKLLRSLKRLSELPITVDVLVETGVGKTVNSLRKHELVGDFAKNLVARWKKLVPVSQEAERNNLDSEDRDYERSSSSKRHQEASLREDEEPDQEYSEAFQPSCSQSYSPAHREKKSKRYPRPERAHETYGYSSQEGKGWGRSSPVLSSDQEYSDYGQAVSPEPNESPQDMYTDPYASEEQEEPTVFRRKASKGHSLQDKLGAGRERNSGEFYDKGNVSQSKEHKPSHKKQQLDGRGEDRTSAFSPERLHKTSFKEQLRETPMAGSSKEKQRMSDGTKREKNRESGISRKEKSHMLPHVEESSDNHVKKQKHRDSERGKVEKAKPSLETSSTEREKRKADSDSSNRIKEKGASGSSKSTEGKRKFSDVEKKSMGFSSNFGEGEAEDEFEQPTMSFESYLSYDQPQKKKKKAVKPSMSAGEKDQGHSKQNGSKASTNSSSSSQKSLSHKRTSEKKAEKEPPEAPKPKRILLDVVPTLPDIPLPPIQANYRPLPSIESITYSQTKRKAVSSPVEESEAGFTGRRLNSKMQVYSGSKTAYLPKMMSLYQQCIRVLSNNIDSIYEVGGVPFSVLEPVLERCTPEQLYRIEECNHVLVEDTDQLWHNHCLRDFKNEKPEEFESWREMYLRLHDAREQRLLMLARNIGSAHANKPKGRVAKMAFVNSAAKPPRDVRRRQEKFGTGGALLPEKTKIKPVLYTSSKSHARVSEEQSYDGPSTSSAHSVPSSASTFSSCDPRKPPVKKIAPMMAKTIKAFKNRFSRR; from the exons ATGGCGGAGTCGGTGCTGGAAGTTGTGGGCAAGCTGCAGTCGCGGCTGGCGGGCAGCTCGGAGCCCAAGAAG ctgctgagaaGTCTGAAGAGGCTTTCCGAGTTGCCCATCACAGTTGACGTTCTTGTG GAGACGGGTGTTGGGAAGACTGTGAACAGCTTACGGAAACACGAGCTGGTAGGAGACTTTGCGAAGAATCTTGTAGCCAGGTGGAAGAAGCTGGTGCCAGTGTCCCAAGAGGCAGAAAG AAATAACCTAGATTCTGAGGACCGTGACTATGAGAGGAGCAGCTCAAGCAAAAGACATCAAGAAGCCTCCCTCAGAGAGGATGAGGAACCTGACCAGGAGTATTCAGAAGCCTTCCAGCCATCTTGCAGCCAGTCCTATAGCCCAGCTCATAGGGAAAAGAAGTCCAAAAGGTATCCTAGGCCTGAGAGAGCCCACGAGACTTATGGCTATAGCAGCCAGGAGGGGAAGGGTTGGGGCAGATCGTCCCCAGTGCTCTCTTCAGATCAGGAGTACTCAGACTATGGACAAGCTGTGTCACCTGAGCCAAATGAGAGCCCTCAGGATATGTACACAGACCCTTATGCCTCTGAGGAGCAGGAAGAACCGACAGTATTTCGTCGGAAAGCCAGTAAAGGCCACAGTCTTCAGGACAAGCTGGGGGCAGGCCGAGAGAGGAACTCTGGTGAGTTCTATGACAAAGGGAACGTGAGTCAAAGCAAAGAGCACAAGCCTTCTCACAAGAAGCAGCAACTTGATGgcagaggagaggacaggacgTCTGCCTTCAGCCCAGAAAGATTGCACAAGACCTCTTTTAAAGAGCAGCTCCGAGAAACCCCCATGGCAGGAAGCAGCAAGGAGAAGCAGAGGATGTCAGATGGCACCAAGAGGGAGAAGAACCGAGAAAGTGGCATCTCCAGAAAGGAGAAGTCGCACATGTTGCCACACGTGGAAGAGTCTTCGGACAACCATGTTAAGAAGCAAAAACATCGGGACTCTGAAAGAGGCAAAGTGGAAAAGGCCAAGCCGAGCCTGGAGACCTCTAGCACAGAGCGGGAGAAACGGAAAGCTGACAGTGACTCATCCAATAGGATTAAAGAAAAGGGGGCTTCTGGGAGCTCAAAATCTACAGAGGGGAAGCGCAAGTTCTCTGATGTGGAGAAAAAATCGATGGGCTTTTCCTCcaattttggggagggggaagcagaggaTGAATTTGAACAACCTACAATGTCCTTTGAGTCCTACCTCAGCTATGACCagccccagaaaaagaaaaagaaagcggTCAAACCGTCTATGTCAGCTGGGGAGAAAGACCAAGGGCACAGCAAACAGAATGGATCCAAAGCCAGTACCAACAGCTCAAGCTCGAGTCAGAAGAGTCTAAGCCACAAGCGAACAAgtgagaaaaaggcagagaaggaaccACCAGAGGCTCCTAAACCAAAGAGG ATACTTTTAGATGTGGTCCCAACGTTACCAGACATCCCACTGCCGCCAATCCAGGCCAACTACCGTCCTCTTCCTTCGATCGAGTCCATCACCTACTCCCAGACGAAAAGGAAAG CAGTGTCCTCACCGGTTGAAGAGAGTGAAGCAGGCTTCACAGGCCGTCGGTTGAATTCAAAGATGCAGGTGTATTCAGGCTCTAAAACTGCCTACCTCCCAAAGATGATGTCTCTGTATCAGCAGTGTATCCGAGTCCTCAGTAACAACATTGACT CGATCTATGAAGTTGGCGGTGTCCCTTTCTCAGTGCTGGAGCCAGTATTggagagatgcaccccagagcagCTGTATCGCATTGAAGAATGTAATCAT GTCCTCGTTGAGGATACGGATCAACTATGGCACAACCACTGTCTCCGAGACTTCAAGAACGAGAAGCCAGAAGAATTTGAGTCCTGGCGGGAGATGTACCTTCGCCTTCACGACGCACGAGAGCAGCGGCTGCTCATGTTAGCACGGAACATCGGCTCAGCTCACGCCAACAAACCCAAAG GTCGAGTTGCCAAAATGGCATTTGTGAACTCTGCAGCAAAGCCCCCTCGGGACGTACGAAGGAGGCAAGAGAAGTTTGGAACTGGAGGAGCTCTTCTGCCAGAGAAGACCAA AATAAAACCAGTCCTATATACATCCAGCAAAAGCCACGCTCGTGTGAGTGAGGAGCAGTCCTATgatgggcccagcaccagcagtgcccACTCTGTCCCATCTTCAGCTAGCACCTTCTCCTCCTGTGACCCCAGGAAACCACCGGTGAAGA aaatTGCACCCATGATGGCAAAGACTATCAAAGCTTTCAAAAACAGGTTCTCTCGAAGATAA
- the LOC128918814 gene encoding LOW QUALITY PROTEIN: kelch-like protein 31 (The sequence of the model RefSeq protein was modified relative to this genomic sequence to represent the inferred CDS: deleted 1 base in 1 codon; substituted 1 base at 1 genomic stop codon), which translates to MASKKKTPKKPKVNKEDASVTTVMVEDALLDVKALNHLNSLYDSGSNGLHCTATEVEAPDHGASLLEGMNQMRQKRFLCDLIIATKTKSFEVHKLVLASCSEYFHHLLQRDPPLHQVELHNVSPLGVTTVITYAYMGKLSLSLYTIGSTIAAATQLQVPALLNMCSNSSFLVREMAVENCVYITNISDTYGLNQVKDATWKFIRENFLEFSKTDQFMKLPFDQINELLMDDGLQIPSEVAAFQIAVKWLEFDPKRVRYAADLLSNIRFGTISAPDLVNHVQPVPHMMQDPQCHRLLVDAMNYHLLPHQQNSLQSRRTRIRGGQRVLVTVGGRTALTENALSREISYRDAEGNWNKLTEMLAKSFNQCVMVMDGFIYIAGGEDQNDARNQAKHAVSSLNRYDPRFNTWLHLASMQHRRTHFSLSACNGLLYAVGGRNAEGALASVECXIPTTNSWQSKASLETPRCCHATTIIDGKLLVTGGYISHAYSRTVCCYEPSTDTWREQARLGTPRGWHCAATVANRVYVLGGSQLGPQGERVDVMPVECYSPLTGQWSYMAHVPTGVSTAGVALLEGRLCLVGGWNESGKRYQKCVQCYNPDLNEWAKDENLPEATVGVSCCTIILPRSPSSRSRASSVASAAAST; encoded by the exons ATGGCATccaaaaagaaaacccccaagAAGCCCAAGGTGAATAAAGAGGATGCATCCGTCACCACAGTGATGGTGGAAGATGCTTTGCTAGATGTCAAAGCCCTCAATCACTTGAATAGTTTATACGATAGTGGGTCCAACGGCTTGCACTGCACGGCCACAGAGGTTGAAGCGCCGGACCATGGAGCCAGCCTTCTGGAGGGGATGAACCAGATGCGCCAGAAGCGGTTCCTCTGTGATCTCATCATTGCCACCAAAACGAAGTCCTTCGAGGTGCATAAACTCGTCCTGGCTTCCTGCAGTGAGTACTTTCACCACCTGCTGCAGAGAGaccctccactgcaccaagtggaGCTCCACAACGTGTCCCCACTGGGCGTGACCACTGTCATCACGTATGCCTACATGGGGAAGCTGAGCCTCTCGCTGTACACCATTGGCAGCACCATCGCTGCGGCCACCCAGCTGCAGGTGCCGGCGCTGCTGAACATGTGCAGCAAC TCCTCGTTCCTCGTTCGGGAGATGGCCGTGGAGAACTGCGTATATATCACCAACATCTCAGACACCTATGGCCTCAACCAGGTGAAAGACGCCACATGGAAATTCATCCGGGAAAATTTCCTGGAGTTCTCCAAGACTGACCAGTTCATGAAACTCCCCTTCGATCAGATCAATGAGCTGCTGATGGATGATGGCCTGCAGATACCCAGTGAGGTTGCAGCCTTCCAGATTGCTGTCAAGTGGCTGGAGTTTGACCCAAAACGGGTCCGGTATGCTGCTGACCTCCTGAGCAACATTCGATTCGGCACAATCTCAGCTCCGGACTTGGTCAATCATGTGCAACCTGTGCCACACATGATGCAAGACCCGCAGTGCCACAGGCTCCTTGTGGATGCTATGAATTACCACCTGCTCCCCCACCAGCAAAACAGCCTTCAATCTCGGAGAACCAGGATACGGGGAGGCCAGAGGGTGCTTGTCACAGTTGGAGGTCGGACAGCTTTGACCGAGAATGCTCTTAGCAGGGAGATCAGCTAcagggatgcagagggaaactgGAACAAGCTGACGGAGATGCTGGCGAAAAGTTTTAACCAGTGTGTGATGGTGATGGATGGATTCATCTACATTGCAGGTGGTGAAGACCAAAATGATGCCAGGAACCAGGCCAAGCATGCTGTCAGCAGCCTGAACAG GTACGACCCACGCTTCAACACCTGGCTGCACCTGGCCAGCATGCAGCACAGGAGGACACACTTCAGCCTCAGCGCCTGCAACGGGCTACTCTACGCTGTCGGAGGGCGAAATGCCGAGGGCGCATTGGCATCTGTCGAGTGCTAAATCCCCACCACCAACAGCTGGCAGAGCAAGGCAAGCCTGGAGACGCCCCGCTGCTGCCATGCCACCACCATCATCGATGGCAAGCTCCTGGTCACTGGTGGCTACATCAGCCATGCCTATTCCCGCACCGTGTGCTGCTATGAGCCCAGCACTGACACCTGGAGGGAGCAGGCAAGGCTCGGCACCCCCCGGGGCTGGCACTGCGCGGCCACTGTGGCCAACCGAGTGTATGTGCTGGGTGGGAGCCAGCTGGGTCCCCAGGGTGAGCGGGTGGACGTGATGCCTGTGGAGTGCTACAGCCCACTCACAGGGCAGTGGAGTTACATGGCACACGTGCCCACAGGGGTCAGCACGGCCGGGGTGGCTCTGCTGGAGGGGCGCTTGTGCCTGGTGGGTGGCTGGAATGAGAGTGGGAAGAGGTATCAGAAATGTGTGCAGTGCTACAATCCTGATCTCAACGAGTGGGCCAAGGATGAGAACCTCCCTGAGGCCACTGTGGGTGTCTCGTGCTGCACCATCATCCTCCCACGCTCCCCGAGCTCCAGGTCCCGGGCCAGCTCTGTGGCCTCGGCAGCAGCCAGCACGTAA